A region of the Leeuwenhoekiella sp. MAR_2009_132 genome:
AATCTTATAAAAAAGGGCAGGTTATTATTTATGAAGAGAGCCTGCGTATAGCTAAAGAAGATTTTAATACCGGTTCTGTATTTAATGCACAAAACTGGAATGGTTATGACAAGCACGATTATGCAATTTTTAATCCATGGCATACGTGGATTGAATATATTAACCGCCTCTTAGGAGCTCTGGCGGGTCTTGCTTTTCTGGTTATGCTAGGTGCTGCAATTTTTAAAGAACGTAATAGAAAACGCATTCTTTTATCCCTAAGCGCTGTAATTCTTATAGGATTTCAAGGATGGATAGGCGCTACTGTTGTTTACTCGGTTCTTTCACCGGTACGCATTACTATTCATATGGTTATTGCACTCTTCATTGTTGCCTTGCTAATTTATATGCTTTACGAGGCTACAAAGAAAACAGCGACTTATAAATTTGACAAGGCACTTAAAGTGGGTATGTTATTTGCTTTAATTCTTACACTCATACAAATTATATTAGGAACTCAGGTTAGACAACATATAGATGACACCATAGATGTGGTAGGATATGCTGCTAAATCACTTTGGTTAGAAAAGCCGGAACTCACTTTCTATATTCATCGCTCATTTTCAATAATCGTGTTTCTGTTAAATGCGTGGTTATTTTATAGAAATAAATCTTTAGTATTGGGACATCGCTCTTTTAAATGGGTGGTCAATTTAATTTCTTTAGAAATAATCACAGGTATTTTAATGTACTACTTTGACTTTCCATTTTTAACGCAACCGCTACACCTGGTAATAGCTTCTATTTTATTCGGAATTCAATTCTATATACTACTAACTGCGTTTAAAGAAAAAACAAACGTCTAGACAGCAACTGTTGTCTAAATTGTATCTTTACCCTCAACTTTTTTAAAAGGATGAGGGTAAACCTCAAAACTAAAAAATTCACTAATTCAGACTGAAAAGAGCAAGTTTAAAACCTTGTTCTGTTTTAAATTTAATGTTATGATTTACCGTTTTCGCATCATTCTCGATACCGAAGAAGATATTTTTAGAGATATAGAAATTGAACAATCTGCTACTTTTGAAGATTTGCACAACAGCATAACTCAAAGTTTTGGATTTGATGGTACAGAAATGGCTTCCTTTTATGTGAGTGATGATGAGTGGACGCAAGGTGAAGAAATTGCTTTATTTGATATGAGCGATGCAGAAATACCTCTGCGCACTATGCAGGATACTACACTAGAACAAATGCTTAATACAGATCAAAGACGTATGATTTACGTGTATGACTTCTTTAATCTATGGACGTTCTTTGTTGAGCTTGCTGAAATTACCGAAGCTGATGACAGCACCCTATATCCTAATTTAATGTATGTTTTTGGGCAAATTCCGGCACAAGCTCCAGAAACCGATTTTTCCGGAGATGAGAAAGATGCAGACGACGAGTTTGATGAAGATGATCCCTTTGATGATGATTATGACATCGAAGATTATGAAGGTCTCGACTTTGACGAAAACTGGAATTAAAAATAGACTTCAGATTGCAGACGCTAGAATTTAGGGAATCTGTCTAACTTCTAATATCTCAAATCTAAATACAAAAAAATAATGATCAATTTATATTCTACGCAGATAGAGTCACTCTCTATCCACCGTATTGGTAACAAAAGTCGTGGTGAAGGTGCTTTTTTATCTAAAGAGCGTTATGCTTTAAACGATGAGATTACACCGCTTTTAAAAGAATTTTTCTTTAAACCGTTTCGGGAGAAAGAAGAGAATTATTATCAATTTGTACACGAGTCTGATCTTGAATTTCACTCCCTTTCAAATTTAATTGCAGCGCTTTTTGCAGACCCAAGTAAATCTCACGAGATCTCTACTGAAATTGCAAAATTATTGTATGAGCAATCAAGCCACCCGCATATAAAGCCGGGTGAGGTCTACGTTGCGCATTTAGAAAATGTGATGCTAGACAATGAGAAAGTAGATGCTATAGGCATATTTAAGTCTGAATTAAAACAAGACTTTCTACAATTTGAAGAAGCCGAAAGCAATCTTAAAATGCAACTCGAGCAAGGCGTTAGCCTAAGTAAACTTGACAAGGGCTGCCTTATTTTTAACAAGAATGCAGATAATGGTTATAAAATATTATCTAGCGACTCAAACCGTTACGATACTAAATACTGGTTAGAAAATTTCTTAGGGGTTGATATGCTTGCAGATGAAAATTTCTACACCAAAAAATACCTTAAATTCTGTCAGGATTTTGCTAAAGATGTCGTGCTTCCTGCAGAAGATAAAAAGGAAGAAGTAATGTTTATGAATCGTGCCGTAAATCACTTTGCAAAAAACGACGAATTTGTAGAGCAGAATTTCATGAACGAAGTAATGGAAAATCCTGCACTCATTCCCGAGTTCAACAATTATAAACTAGAGAAAGCGCCTAAATATA
Encoded here:
- a CDS encoding nucleoid-associated protein, with protein sequence MINLYSTQIESLSIHRIGNKSRGEGAFLSKERYALNDEITPLLKEFFFKPFREKEENYYQFVHESDLEFHSLSNLIAALFADPSKSHEISTEIAKLLYEQSSHPHIKPGEVYVAHLENVMLDNEKVDAIGIFKSELKQDFLQFEEAESNLKMQLEQGVSLSKLDKGCLIFNKNADNGYKILSSDSNRYDTKYWLENFLGVDMLADENFYTKKYLKFCQDFAKDVVLPAEDKKEEVMFMNRAVNHFAKNDEFVEQNFMNEVMENPALIPEFNNYKLEKAPKYKIEDLTTFPIANTAVTAARKKIKSVIELDTHIQIKLDFINPESAEKFVEKGWDEERQMYYYLVYFNKEQKS
- a CDS encoding COX15/CtaA family protein, translating into MYKKSIIVSLILVYLVIIAGAVVRMTGSGMGCPDWPKCFGYIIPPTEQSQLDWHADQSYKKGQVIIYEESLRIAKEDFNTGSVFNAQNWNGYDKHDYAIFNPWHTWIEYINRLLGALAGLAFLVMLGAAIFKERNRKRILLSLSAVILIGFQGWIGATVVYSVLSPVRITIHMVIALFIVALLIYMLYEATKKTATYKFDKALKVGMLFALILTLIQIILGTQVRQHIDDTIDVVGYAAKSLWLEKPELTFYIHRSFSIIVFLLNAWLFYRNKSLVLGHRSFKWVVNLISLEIITGILMYYFDFPFLTQPLHLVIASILFGIQFYILLTAFKEKTNV
- a CDS encoding IS1096 element passenger TnpR family protein gives rise to the protein MIYRFRIILDTEEDIFRDIEIEQSATFEDLHNSITQSFGFDGTEMASFYVSDDEWTQGEEIALFDMSDAEIPLRTMQDTTLEQMLNTDQRRMIYVYDFFNLWTFFVELAEITEADDSTLYPNLMYVFGQIPAQAPETDFSGDEKDADDEFDEDDPFDDDYDIEDYEGLDFDENWN